Proteins from a single region of Amycolatopsis sp. CA-230715:
- a CDS encoding UbiX family flavin prenyltransferase, giving the protein MKLIVGITGASGAVLGVRVLEALRELGVETHLVLSKWGRATVEFETDCTVAQVRAMADYSYAPGDQCAAIASGSFRTDGMVIVPCSMKTLAAVRMGYGDDLITRAADVALKERRRLVVVPRELPFSEIHLENMLALTRMGAVIAPPVPVFYTRPATVDDVVTQLTARVLDQFGLDLPQAQRWTGLPDQRLRPVASAR; this is encoded by the coding sequence ATGAAGCTGATCGTGGGGATCACCGGGGCCAGTGGCGCGGTTCTCGGCGTGCGCGTGCTGGAGGCACTGCGCGAACTGGGCGTGGAGACGCATCTCGTGCTCAGCAAGTGGGGAAGGGCCACGGTGGAGTTCGAGACGGACTGCACCGTCGCGCAGGTGCGCGCGATGGCGGACTACAGCTACGCGCCGGGGGACCAGTGCGCCGCGATCGCCAGCGGTTCGTTCCGGACCGACGGCATGGTCATTGTGCCGTGCAGCATGAAAACCCTTGCCGCGGTGCGGATGGGGTACGGCGACGATCTGATCACGAGGGCCGCCGATGTCGCGTTGAAGGAGCGGCGCCGTCTTGTGGTGGTGCCCCGTGAACTGCCGTTCTCGGAAATCCATCTGGAGAACATGCTCGCGCTGACCAGGATGGGCGCGGTGATCGCCCCGCCGGTGCCGGTGTTCTACACCAGACCGGCCACCGTCGACGACGTGGTCACGCAGCTCACCGCGCGTGTGCTCGACCAGTTCGGGCTCGATCTGCCGCAGGCGCAGCGGTGGACCGGTTTGCCGGATCAGCGCCTGCGCCCGGTCGCGAGCGCGCGATGA
- a CDS encoding DUF6801 domain-containing protein, with protein sequence MAVFTVVLGVFGAGTARAVDKTLTWEGAFPIIGTQSVKSVVHVDVPAKAAPGQTVSVPFSIDVDAGTAAADGLRLVGVTKLGGKIDAKVNVTASGGKVDPVRVTLDIPETKVPEQGGLTFTANGTVDFTVSAGTPAGPAKSAVDKEAVSHITTDAKDPSLAKFDVNLTLSPPEQDTVLGTTEVG encoded by the coding sequence ATGGCTGTCTTCACGGTCGTCCTCGGTGTGTTCGGCGCCGGCACGGCGCGCGCCGTGGACAAGACGCTGACTTGGGAGGGCGCCTTCCCGATCATCGGAACGCAGTCGGTCAAGTCCGTTGTGCACGTGGACGTCCCGGCGAAGGCGGCCCCTGGCCAGACCGTGTCGGTACCGTTCAGCATCGACGTGGACGCGGGCACCGCCGCGGCGGACGGTCTGCGGCTGGTGGGCGTGACCAAGCTCGGGGGAAAGATCGACGCCAAGGTGAACGTCACGGCAAGCGGCGGCAAGGTCGATCCGGTGCGGGTCACCCTCGACATCCCGGAAACGAAGGTGCCGGAGCAGGGCGGCCTGACCTTCACCGCGAACGGCACGGTCGACTTCACCGTCTCAGCGGGCACGCCCGCGGGCCCGGCGAAGTCCGCCGTCGACAAGGAAGCCGTCTCGCACATCACGACCGACGCCAAGGACCCGTCGCTGGCCAAGTTCGACGTGAACCTCACGCTCTCCCCGCCGGAGCAGGACACCGTCCTCGGCACCACCGAGGTCGGCTGA
- a CDS encoding winged helix-turn-helix transcriptional regulator, giving the protein MAREGVAGRLPAWTDPECPVARAADVIGDRWSLLIVRDAMDGARSFTDFQQRTGIARNILADRLRKLVAYGLIAQVEPESGKRRVYALTEAGKDLFPVIVTLRQWGERHAFEAGEAHSVLVDERGESVPRVVPVAADGAPLTSDTTSVRKLG; this is encoded by the coding sequence GTGGCGCGAGAGGGTGTGGCCGGGCGGCTGCCCGCGTGGACGGATCCGGAGTGCCCGGTCGCGCGGGCGGCCGACGTGATCGGGGACCGGTGGAGCCTGCTGATCGTGCGAGACGCGATGGACGGGGCCCGGTCGTTCACCGATTTCCAGCAGCGCACGGGAATCGCGCGCAACATCCTCGCCGACCGGCTCCGCAAGCTCGTCGCGTACGGACTCATCGCCCAGGTCGAGCCCGAATCGGGCAAGCGCAGGGTGTACGCGCTCACCGAGGCGGGCAAGGACCTGTTTCCGGTGATCGTCACGCTTCGCCAATGGGGTGAGCGCCATGCATTCGAGGCGGGCGAGGCGCATTCGGTCCTGGTCGACGAACGGGGCGAGAGCGTGCCGCGGGTCGTCCCCGTCGCCGCGGACGGAGCCCCGCTGACGAGCGACACGACCTCGGTGCGAAAGCTCGGGTGA
- a CDS encoding LuxR C-terminal-related transcriptional regulator codes for MIRVLLCHEQPLVRTGLRTVLTNEPDLRLIGDYDAGDAAAGAIPGLAPDVLLASLACLGYGTGRLVDAASRNPVPVIVLAGAGEKECVERALRTGARGFILDDDPVEQIAYAIRSVAAGHALLSPEVTSGVIAGYTGRAPRTERPDLHELLSPRELDVLRLLATGEPVARIAKELFVAEVTVRSHIHHLLRKLGLTRSFQAVALAYHTGLVDPLSTVVEPAPALVNGSGADSTAHR; via the coding sequence ATGATCCGCGTACTGCTGTGCCACGAGCAACCGTTGGTGCGCACCGGGTTGCGCACCGTGTTGACGAACGAACCCGATCTCCGGCTGATCGGGGACTACGACGCCGGGGACGCCGCCGCGGGGGCGATTCCCGGGCTGGCGCCCGACGTGCTGCTGGCCAGCCTCGCCTGCCTCGGCTACGGAACGGGCAGGCTGGTCGACGCGGCGTCGCGGAACCCGGTGCCGGTGATCGTGCTGGCGGGCGCGGGGGAAAAGGAATGCGTGGAACGGGCGCTGCGGACCGGCGCGCGCGGGTTCATCCTCGACGACGATCCGGTGGAGCAGATCGCCTACGCCATCCGCTCGGTCGCCGCCGGGCACGCGCTGCTCTCGCCGGAGGTGACCAGCGGGGTGATCGCCGGGTACACCGGGCGTGCGCCGAGGACCGAGCGGCCGGACCTGCACGAGTTGCTGAGCCCGCGGGAGCTCGACGTGCTGCGCCTGCTCGCGACGGGCGAGCCGGTGGCGCGGATCGCGAAGGAGCTGTTCGTCGCGGAGGTGACCGTGCGTTCGCACATCCACCACCTGTTGCGGAAACTCGGCCTGACCCGGTCGTTCCAGGCCGTCGCGCTGGCCTACCACACCGGACTGGTGGACCCGCTGTCCACAGTTGTTGAACCCGCGCCCGCGCTGGTCAACGGGAGTGGAGCGGATTCAACGGCACATCGATGA
- a CDS encoding oxygenase MpaB family protein yields the protein MNIPGASASGFDSRLQVPEAPGKALAPSVRTGLFAPLLLICGGLFLVLYLGSGATNVWFAWTTANPLTAATMGAGFGGAFVLFLLAALEPGWVNARLAAIAPLLLAGGSLAVTELHVGVLNQARAVTVLGFSFSVPVADVWLLVTGGTVLLAVLTLPAQLARRVDNELDSRRRTAPMPVWARLIAGVEGIALVVTGVVFFAQPERFASWWPWPVTVLDLRELCVLLVTVGVVLLQATVDGDLRRTAAGLVALVAFGVLVLVGVLVYADAPRWDSSSAWVFLAAAVVLLGTGAVGLVLLGLLRVVLPVLVAVTGADPDEPPTVGRVLRLSRGARSTIVPHTDGGFFGPGSVTWRVWTYPTSLTLGFQRAIVVEELDPALIAAVDATKAIRTRPRTRYDRTLRYFAMVAFAGTRETLKAADVLVKVHSIGIGIEPGSGKPYDANDPESQLWIHLTAWHSILYAYEKYGPGKLSPADEARYWADCVAAAELQTCDPADVPRDREGVRAYFERMRPQLVGSAAARSTMDHLLHAEVMLPPLPPVLWPGALVITTALRIASIASMPRWMRELAGIRQSRLLDALIVPVMRISFRLTRISRWFQLGALHLLSPSTTSVVAPVLFDIPATNPGTLTPAAARDQHGYPKPAEAHLDLRAKQRQRVFADHRAPSDVGLVESEQILGTRAP from the coding sequence ATGAACATACCGGGAGCGTCGGCAAGCGGTTTCGACAGTCGGCTGCAGGTGCCGGAGGCTCCGGGAAAGGCGCTGGCCCCTTCGGTGCGCACCGGGTTGTTCGCGCCGCTGTTGCTGATCTGCGGTGGGCTGTTCCTCGTGCTGTACCTCGGAAGCGGCGCGACGAACGTGTGGTTCGCGTGGACGACGGCGAATCCGCTCACCGCCGCGACGATGGGCGCCGGTTTCGGTGGCGCCTTCGTGCTGTTCCTGCTGGCCGCGCTGGAACCGGGCTGGGTGAACGCGCGGCTCGCCGCCATCGCCCCGCTCCTCCTGGCCGGTGGCAGCCTGGCCGTCACGGAACTGCACGTCGGCGTGCTGAACCAGGCGCGCGCGGTCACCGTACTCGGGTTCTCCTTCAGCGTGCCCGTCGCGGACGTGTGGCTGCTCGTCACCGGGGGCACGGTGCTGCTCGCGGTGCTGACACTGCCCGCTCAGCTCGCCCGCCGGGTGGACAACGAGCTCGACAGCCGGAGGCGTACCGCGCCGATGCCGGTGTGGGCGCGCCTCATCGCCGGGGTCGAGGGGATCGCGCTGGTCGTCACCGGAGTGGTGTTCTTCGCCCAGCCCGAGCGGTTCGCGTCGTGGTGGCCATGGCCGGTGACCGTGCTCGATCTGCGCGAGCTGTGCGTGCTGCTGGTCACGGTCGGCGTGGTGCTGCTGCAGGCCACTGTGGACGGTGATCTGCGCAGGACCGCGGCCGGTCTGGTCGCGCTGGTGGCGTTCGGGGTGCTGGTGCTCGTCGGCGTGCTCGTCTACGCGGACGCCCCGCGCTGGGATTCGTCGTCGGCGTGGGTCTTCCTCGCGGCCGCGGTGGTCCTGCTCGGCACCGGCGCCGTCGGCCTGGTGCTGCTGGGACTGTTGCGGGTGGTGCTCCCGGTCCTGGTCGCGGTGACCGGAGCCGATCCCGATGAACCGCCGACGGTCGGTCGCGTGTTGCGGCTCTCGCGCGGTGCTCGCTCGACGATCGTGCCGCACACCGACGGCGGGTTTTTCGGCCCCGGCTCGGTGACGTGGCGGGTGTGGACGTATCCGACCTCGCTCACCTTGGGCTTCCAGCGCGCGATCGTGGTCGAGGAACTCGATCCCGCGCTGATCGCCGCCGTCGACGCGACCAAGGCGATCCGCACCCGTCCGCGCACCCGTTACGACCGCACGCTGCGGTACTTCGCGATGGTCGCCTTCGCCGGTACCCGCGAAACCCTGAAGGCCGCCGACGTCCTGGTCAAGGTCCACTCGATCGGGATCGGCATCGAGCCGGGCAGCGGAAAACCCTACGACGCCAACGATCCCGAGTCCCAGCTGTGGATCCACCTGACCGCATGGCATTCGATCCTGTACGCCTACGAGAAGTACGGGCCAGGCAAGCTGAGCCCGGCCGACGAGGCCAGGTACTGGGCCGACTGCGTCGCCGCGGCCGAACTGCAGACCTGCGACCCCGCCGACGTCCCCCGCGACCGCGAGGGTGTGCGGGCGTACTTCGAGCGGATGCGGCCGCAGCTCGTCGGCTCCGCGGCGGCACGCTCCACAATGGACCATCTACTGCACGCCGAGGTGATGCTGCCACCGCTGCCCCCGGTGCTCTGGCCGGGCGCGCTGGTCATCACCACCGCACTGCGCATCGCTTCTATCGCGTCGATGCCGCGCTGGATGCGCGAGCTGGCCGGGATCCGCCAGAGCCGCCTGCTGGACGCGCTGATCGTGCCCGTCATGCGGATCTCCTTCCGCCTGACCAGGATCAGCCGCTGGTTCCAGCTGGGCGCACTGCACCTGCTGTCGCCGTCGACCACCTCCGTGGTGGCCCCGGTCCTGTTCGACATCCCCGCCACGAACCCCGGCACGCTCACCCCCGCCGCCGCGCGGGACCAGCACGGCTACCCGAAGCCCGCCGAAGCGCACCTGGACCTGCGCGCCAAACAGCGCCAGCGCGTGTTCGCCGACCACCGGGCACCCAGCGACGTCGGGTTGGTCGAATCCGAACAGATCCTGGGCACCCGCGCGCCCTGA
- a CDS encoding HNH endonuclease signature motif containing protein: MAREIAFDANSVWNRIIDEPMTQLPLDVGRKNYRPAKRMRKYIQVACRRTCSMPGCNRPAQYTDLDHAQAWKDGGGTNKTNLRPLCRVHHKLREEPGWTFTTDPTGKLTVTTPDGRSYTERT, encoded by the coding sequence ATGGCCCGCGAAATCGCCTTCGACGCCAACTCCGTCTGGAACCGCATCATCGACGAACCCATGACACAGCTACCGCTCGACGTCGGTCGGAAAAACTACCGGCCCGCCAAGCGCATGCGCAAGTACATCCAGGTCGCCTGCCGCCGCACCTGCAGCATGCCCGGCTGCAACCGACCCGCCCAGTACACCGACCTCGACCACGCGCAGGCGTGGAAAGACGGCGGCGGAACCAACAAAACGAACCTCCGGCCGTTGTGCAGGGTCCATCACAAACTCCGCGAAGAACCCGGCTGGACCTTCACCACCGACCCGACCGGAAAACTGACCGTCACCACGCCCGACGGGCGCAGCTACACCGAACGGACCTAG
- a CDS encoding flavin reductase family protein, producing MTAAPVAPDALRATLGGLPTGVTVITTRTEHGQDARTANSFTSVSLEPALVSVCFHRDSPFTAALRATGLWAVSVLAADQRALSARFANRATVRELDGVAHTIGSRTGAALLTGAVANLECRSVTARPAGDHVLFLAEVLSLRARGNTPALVFYRGGYHAID from the coding sequence ATGACCGCTGCACCGGTGGCCCCGGACGCGCTGCGCGCGACGCTGGGCGGTTTGCCGACCGGCGTCACGGTGATCACCACGAGGACCGAACACGGCCAGGATGCGCGCACCGCCAACAGTTTCACGTCGGTGTCGCTCGAACCCGCATTGGTTTCCGTGTGCTTCCACCGGGACTCGCCGTTCACCGCCGCGTTGCGCGCCACCGGCCTGTGGGCGGTGTCGGTGCTCGCCGCCGACCAGCGAGCGCTGTCCGCCCGCTTCGCCAACCGCGCGACCGTACGCGAACTGGACGGCGTCGCGCACACGATCGGCTCTCGCACCGGCGCCGCCCTGCTCACCGGCGCGGTGGCGAACCTGGAATGCCGATCGGTCACCGCGCGCCCGGCGGGCGACCACGTGCTGTTCCTCGCGGAGGTGCTTTCCTTGCGCGCCAGGGGCAACACGCCCGCGCTCGTCTTCTACCGCGGCGGCTACCACGCGATCGACTAG
- a CDS encoding Smr/MutS family protein, translating into MLPEKLTVDLHPVFRNDRDIDKAVRNAIFRAAGEKVPLVEIIPGKGSGKLKNRVLAILKQPHLKKLYRRVEVAPGNDGMVLVHLR; encoded by the coding sequence GTGTTGCCGGAGAAGCTCACGGTGGATCTACACCCGGTGTTCCGCAACGATCGGGATATCGACAAAGCGGTGCGCAACGCGATCTTCCGTGCGGCGGGCGAGAAGGTGCCGCTGGTCGAGATCATCCCGGGCAAGGGCTCGGGAAAGCTCAAGAACCGCGTGCTCGCGATACTGAAGCAGCCGCACCTGAAGAAGCTGTACCGGCGGGTGGAAGTGGCGCCGGGCAACGACGGCATGGTGCTGGTCCACCTGCGGTAG
- a CDS encoding UbiD family decarboxylase, whose amino-acid sequence MSRPGLSLRAAADWIRAHRPDDWVSRPGAFSRQDIAADFAANFGGIPANSAARAEKAVEYLVEDSSIPALLGLYGCRDRVRRWLPGLPSTASRAAVDRVLAEVRPPETVEDPPAQAVLRRHVDLTELPVLRSTPRDAGPYLTMGMIYAADPVTGEVALSVHRMLVVGPDRLAVWMVPSRRLRAMHEAAVRRTGRLAVSVNIGVPPAAMIASALSSKVLAGKEKLAIAGALAGAPVTVAPAVSQETSVLAESEIVLEGYLDDTVTDETLNGAPDVSLPEFLGYDGEARNDLPVLTVTAVTSRESPVYQAVIGPGREQSVILGTAGALSVALSHDGDDWNLIHDLHYSPAGGGMLLLVVAVRKPSREADGRLKHIARRIFDDHPFVKLIVFTDEDVDITSGEDVLWAITTRANLDADSTTFGGFRALTMDPSQGDGWTTARGSASPPGRTYIDATVPYVLRSIVTRSFAG is encoded by the coding sequence ATGAGCAGGCCAGGGCTGTCGCTGCGCGCCGCGGCGGACTGGATTCGCGCGCATCGGCCGGACGACTGGGTGAGCAGGCCGGGCGCGTTCTCGCGGCAGGACATCGCGGCGGACTTCGCCGCGAACTTCGGCGGGATCCCGGCGAATTCCGCCGCCCGTGCGGAAAAGGCCGTCGAGTACCTGGTCGAGGACTCGTCGATCCCGGCGCTGCTCGGGTTGTACGGGTGCCGCGATCGCGTGCGGCGCTGGTTGCCCGGTCTGCCTTCGACGGCCAGCAGGGCGGCCGTGGACCGCGTGCTCGCGGAGGTGCGCCCGCCGGAAACGGTCGAGGATCCACCCGCGCAGGCGGTGCTCCGTCGACACGTCGACCTGACCGAACTGCCGGTGTTGCGCTCGACTCCTCGCGACGCGGGTCCGTACCTGACCATGGGGATGATCTACGCGGCTGATCCGGTCACCGGCGAGGTCGCCCTGTCGGTGCACCGGATGCTGGTGGTCGGGCCGGACCGGCTCGCGGTCTGGATGGTGCCGAGCAGGCGGTTGCGCGCGATGCACGAAGCCGCCGTCCGGCGCACGGGGCGGCTGGCCGTGTCGGTCAACATCGGGGTGCCGCCCGCGGCCATGATCGCCTCCGCGCTCAGCTCGAAAGTGCTGGCGGGTAAGGAAAAGCTCGCGATCGCCGGTGCGCTGGCCGGGGCCCCGGTCACCGTCGCGCCCGCGGTCAGCCAGGAGACCTCGGTGCTGGCCGAGTCGGAGATCGTGCTGGAGGGCTATCTCGACGACACGGTCACCGACGAGACGCTCAACGGCGCGCCGGACGTGTCGCTGCCGGAATTCCTCGGCTACGACGGGGAAGCACGCAACGATCTTCCCGTGCTCACGGTGACCGCGGTGACCAGTCGCGAGTCGCCGGTGTACCAGGCGGTGATCGGGCCGGGCCGGGAGCAGTCGGTCATTCTCGGCACCGCGGGCGCGTTGTCGGTCGCGCTGTCGCATGACGGCGACGACTGGAACCTGATCCACGACCTGCACTATTCCCCGGCAGGGGGCGGGATGCTGCTGCTGGTCGTGGCCGTGCGGAAACCGTCGCGGGAGGCGGACGGCAGGCTCAAGCACATCGCCCGCCGCATCTTCGACGACCACCCGTTCGTCAAGCTCATCGTGTTCACCGATGAGGATGTCGACATCACGTCGGGGGAGGACGTGCTGTGGGCGATCACCACACGGGCGAATCTCGACGCGGATTCCACCACGTTCGGCGGATTCCGCGCTTTGACCATGGACCCGTCGCAGGGGGACGGCTGGACCACGGCACGAGGCTCCGCCTCGCCACCGGGCCGCACCTACATCGACGCGACCGTCCCGTACGTGCTGCGCTCCATCGTGACGCGCAGCTTCGCTGGATGA
- a CDS encoding MFS transporter, with protein sequence MSRGTRLLLAVVCGVAVASVYAGQPVLEPMGRDLGVPRDSVGWFVAVGQLGYLAGLVLLVPLGDLLDRRRLIAAHLGLVAAGLAVTAAAPVAWVAFGGLAVAGLFAVVVQTAVAYAASISPPGERGRNLGVVTSGVVVGILGARIVTGSLADLWGWRSCYLVLAVLAAALGVLSFFALPTETRTETERYGQVVRSLGRLFTRPVFLSRGLIAFFLFASFGTLWSGMALPLAGAPWHLSEAQIGLFGIAGLAGALGAARSGRWGDSGHAGRVTGVALVLLLGSWLAIGQLGWSLALLIVGVVALDFAVQAVHVSNQHILTTTYADRTSTTIGGYMVFYSLGSASGATATTALFDSAGWTGPAVLGAALSLCALATWALARRVVRSPSLPLASPCGTAINDSCGQGAYR encoded by the coding sequence GTGAGCCGAGGGACGAGACTGCTGCTGGCGGTGGTGTGCGGGGTGGCGGTCGCGAGCGTCTACGCGGGGCAGCCGGTACTGGAGCCGATGGGGCGGGACCTCGGCGTTCCCCGTGATTCGGTCGGCTGGTTCGTCGCCGTCGGACAGCTCGGCTACCTCGCCGGACTGGTGCTGCTGGTGCCGCTGGGCGATCTGCTGGACCGCAGGCGCCTGATCGCCGCGCACCTGGGGCTGGTGGCGGCGGGTCTCGCGGTCACCGCGGCCGCCCCGGTCGCCTGGGTGGCGTTCGGCGGCCTCGCCGTCGCGGGCCTGTTCGCGGTCGTGGTGCAGACCGCGGTCGCCTACGCGGCCTCGATCTCGCCGCCGGGCGAACGCGGGCGCAATCTCGGCGTCGTCACCTCCGGTGTGGTGGTCGGCATCCTCGGCGCCCGGATCGTCACCGGAAGCCTGGCGGACCTGTGGGGCTGGCGGAGCTGCTACCTCGTGCTGGCCGTACTCGCCGCCGCGCTCGGCGTGCTCAGCTTCTTCGCGCTGCCAACGGAAACCCGGACCGAAACCGAGCGGTACGGCCAGGTCGTCCGCTCGCTCGGCCGGCTGTTCACCCGGCCGGTGTTCCTCAGCCGCGGGCTGATCGCCTTCTTCCTCTTCGCCTCGTTCGGCACCCTGTGGAGCGGCATGGCGCTGCCGCTGGCCGGTGCGCCGTGGCACCTGAGCGAAGCGCAGATCGGGCTGTTCGGCATCGCCGGGCTCGCCGGTGCGCTGGGTGCGGCACGCTCCGGCCGCTGGGGCGACTCCGGGCACGCCGGCCGGGTCACCGGTGTCGCGCTCGTGCTCCTGCTCGGCTCTTGGCTCGCCATCGGGCAGCTCGGCTGGTCGCTGGCCCTGCTGATCGTCGGTGTGGTCGCGCTCGACTTCGCCGTCCAAGCCGTGCACGTGAGCAACCAGCACATCCTCACCACGACCTACGCCGACCGCACCAGCACCACGATCGGCGGGTACATGGTGTTCTACTCGCTCGGTTCCGCGTCCGGCGCCACCGCGACCACCGCGCTGTTCGACTCCGCGGGCTGGACCGGCCCCGCCGTCCTCGGCGCCGCGCTCTCGTTGTGCGCGCTCGCCACCTGGGCGCTCGCCCGTCGTGTCGTGCGGTCCCCGTCCTTGCCCCTAGCATCACCTTGTGGAACGGCGATCAATGACAGCTGCGGTCAAGGTGCGTACCGGTGA
- a CDS encoding winged helix DNA-binding domain-containing protein — protein MTAAVKVRTGDVLGFRLAAHHLANRKPAAELHEVAGACAIQNSPPGSAAAALHARAEDVTQERIDTLVGEEKSLLQTWCMRGSPFFFPTADAPIFTTGVLPASEKARLHLIVGVEHSLKELGMGLDEAVDHAAAGIGAVLAGRQLAINELGAELAARIAGALSPAQREVWRSAGPHAENQPIGEAVVHFCIRILTLRGIVCFAPRSGNKAPFVLVEEWLGAPLPETDPARARAELLRRYLHCYGPSTRADFAAWLGVRSGDADPWWSALDLIPVDFGGNRAWLLAEDLDALKSPPETHGVRLLPPRDPYTQMRDRDTIVDKRHHREVWKTLGEPGTVLADGAIAGIWRPRKSGRKLTLTITAFRTLSTRVRKQVHEEAERLAALRGASSVQIEFEA, from the coding sequence ATGACAGCTGCGGTCAAGGTGCGTACCGGTGACGTCCTCGGTTTCCGCTTGGCGGCGCACCACCTCGCGAACCGGAAACCGGCCGCCGAGCTGCACGAGGTGGCGGGTGCGTGCGCGATCCAGAACAGTCCGCCGGGGTCCGCGGCGGCCGCGCTGCACGCGCGCGCCGAGGACGTGACGCAAGAGCGGATCGACACGCTCGTCGGCGAGGAGAAGAGCCTTCTGCAGACGTGGTGCATGCGCGGCTCGCCGTTCTTCTTCCCGACTGCCGACGCGCCGATCTTCACCACCGGCGTCCTTCCCGCCAGCGAGAAGGCGCGCCTGCACCTGATCGTCGGCGTCGAACATTCGTTGAAAGAACTCGGCATGGGGCTCGACGAAGCGGTCGACCATGCGGCAGCGGGGATCGGCGCCGTGCTCGCGGGACGACAGCTCGCGATCAACGAACTCGGCGCGGAACTCGCCGCTCGCATCGCGGGCGCGCTTTCGCCCGCCCAGCGCGAAGTTTGGCGGTCAGCCGGGCCGCACGCCGAGAACCAGCCGATCGGCGAAGCCGTCGTGCACTTCTGCATCCGGATCCTGACACTGCGCGGCATCGTCTGCTTCGCTCCGCGCAGCGGGAACAAGGCGCCGTTCGTCCTGGTCGAAGAATGGCTCGGCGCTCCCCTGCCGGAGACCGACCCCGCTCGCGCCCGCGCCGAACTGCTGCGCCGCTACCTGCACTGCTACGGCCCGTCCACGCGAGCGGATTTCGCCGCGTGGCTCGGGGTTCGTTCCGGCGACGCCGACCCGTGGTGGTCCGCGCTCGACCTCATCCCGGTCGACTTCGGCGGAAACCGGGCATGGCTTCTCGCCGAGGACCTCGACGCCCTGAAGTCACCGCCCGAAACACACGGCGTGCGGCTACTCCCACCTCGCGATCCGTACACGCAGATGCGCGACCGGGACACCATCGTCGACAAGCGGCACCACCGCGAGGTGTGGAAGACGCTCGGCGAACCCGGCACGGTACTGGCCGACGGCGCGATCGCCGGTATTTGGCGGCCCCGCAAGAGCGGCCGGAAGCTGACCTTGACGATCACCGCGTTCCGGACGCTAAGCACCCGCGTCCGGAAACAGGTGCACGAGGAGGCGGAGCGGCTCGCTGCGTTGCGTGGCGCTTCGTCCGTGCAGATCGAGTTCGAGGCTTGA
- a CDS encoding LLM class F420-dependent oxidoreductase, producing MRFGLFVPQGWRLDLTGIDPADHWKTMLGIAKHAEAGPFESIWVYDHFHTVPEPTEEATHEAWSLMSAFAAATETIRLGQMCTCVGYRNPAYLAKVATTADIISGGRVEMGIGAGWYEHEWRAYGYGFPSAGERLARLDEGVRIMRDLWTTGKSTVDGEHYRTDGAILRPLPLQDGGIPLWIAGGGEKKTLRIAARFAKYTNFAADIDTFTRKSEILAGHCKDVGTDFGAIVRSANHNGVIAETEKEVQDKLAWLKDHYARHASPEAAERAYSIFTTGVGIGTPEQVAERLAKLETLGMTYAIFNFPEAAYDRSSIDLFAKHVVPAMGAK from the coding sequence ATGCGCTTCGGACTCTTCGTCCCGCAGGGGTGGCGGCTGGACCTGACCGGCATCGACCCCGCGGACCACTGGAAAACCATGCTCGGCATCGCGAAGCACGCGGAGGCCGGGCCCTTCGAATCGATCTGGGTCTACGACCACTTCCACACGGTGCCGGAGCCGACCGAGGAAGCCACCCACGAGGCGTGGTCACTGATGTCGGCCTTCGCCGCGGCCACCGAGACCATCCGGCTCGGGCAGATGTGCACCTGCGTCGGCTACCGCAACCCGGCGTACCTGGCGAAGGTCGCCACGACCGCCGACATCATCTCCGGCGGGCGCGTCGAGATGGGGATCGGCGCCGGCTGGTACGAGCACGAGTGGCGGGCTTACGGCTACGGCTTCCCGAGCGCCGGCGAGCGGCTCGCCCGGCTCGACGAAGGCGTCCGGATCATGCGGGACCTGTGGACCACCGGAAAGTCCACAGTGGATGGCGAGCACTACCGCACCGACGGCGCGATCCTGCGCCCGCTACCGCTGCAGGACGGCGGGATCCCCTTATGGATCGCCGGTGGCGGTGAGAAGAAGACCCTGCGGATCGCCGCGCGGTTCGCGAAGTACACCAACTTCGCCGCCGACATCGACACATTCACCCGGAAGTCGGAGATCCTGGCCGGGCACTGCAAGGACGTCGGCACGGACTTCGGCGCGATCGTGCGCTCGGCCAACCACAACGGCGTCATCGCCGAGACCGAGAAAGAGGTCCAGGACAAGCTGGCCTGGCTCAAAGACCACTACGCGAGGCACGCGTCCCCGGAAGCTGCCGAGCGCGCGTACTCGATCTTCACCACCGGGGTGGGCATCGGCACACCCGAGCAGGTCGCGGAGCGACTGGCCAAGCTGGAAACGCTCGGCATGACCTACGCGATCTTCAACTTCCCCGAAGCCGCATACGACCGCTCCAGCATCGATCTCTTCGCAAAGCATGTCGTCCCGGCGATGGGCGCGAAATAG